The Desulfuromonadales bacterium genome window below encodes:
- a CDS encoding bifunctional 5,10-methylene-tetrahydrofolate dehydrogenase/5,10-methylene-tetrahydrofolate cyclohydrolase (catalyzes the formation of 5,10-methenyltetrahydrofolate from 5,10-methylenetetrahydrofolate and subsequent formation of 10-formyltetrahydrofolate from 5,10-methenyltetrahydrofolate) has translation NVGRLVTGNPLFQPCTPYGVMKMLEQTGVDLAGKEVVVVGRSNIVGKPVALMCLAKHATVTICHSRTRDLAEQVRRADVLIAAVGRPEMIKGGWIKPGAVVIDVGVNRVGEKKLVGDVEFEAAKERAGAITPVPGGVGPMTITMLLFNTVESAKRRAARDRH, from the coding sequence AACGTCGGCCGTCTGGTGACCGGCAATCCCCTGTTCCAGCCCTGCACTCCCTACGGCGTGATGAAGATGCTCGAGCAGACCGGCGTCGACCTTGCCGGCAAGGAGGTCGTGGTGGTCGGGCGCTCCAACATCGTCGGCAAACCGGTGGCGCTGATGTGTCTGGCCAAGCATGCCACGGTGACGATTTGCCATTCCCGCACCCGCGATCTTGCCGAACAGGTACGGCGGGCCGATGTGCTGATTGCCGCCGTCGGCCGCCCCGAGATGATCAAGGGGGGGTGGATCAAGCCGGGGGCGGTAGTGATCGATGTCGGCGTGAACCGCGTCGGCGAAAAGAAACTGGTCGGGGATGTCGAATTCGAAGCGGCGAAGGAAAGAGCCGGCGCCATCACCCCCGTCCCCGGCGGGGTCGGCCCGATGACCATCACCATGCTGCTGTTCAACACGGTGGAGAGCGCCAAACGCAGGGCCGCCAGGGACCGGCACTAG